One part of the Candidatus Limnocylindrales bacterium genome encodes these proteins:
- a CDS encoding acyl-CoA carboxylase subunit beta, with protein sequence MGVWEYGSMGVWKYGSVGVWEKSYTSSLPYFHTPTPPYEMIMSIEEKLRELARKNEEAELAGGLERIERQHKAGKLTARERVNFLLDPGSFQEMDKFVVHRSTDFGVGEKKILGDGVITGYGTIKGRLVYIFAQDFTVFGGSLSEAYAAKICKIMDLALKNGAPIIGLNDSGGARIQEGVVSLAGYADIFLRNTLASGVIPQISAIMGPCAGGAVYSPAITDFIVMVKGSSYMFITGPEVIKAVTHEEVSFEKLGGAITHSTISGVAHFAAENDEDCLLLIRELLEFIPQNNLEDPPYKPTDDPPDRIDESLNTLVPDNPNQPYDIKNLIRTVVDDHYFFEVHEHYAKNMVVGFGRLNGYSVGIVANQPDFLAGTLDIDASLKGARFVRFCDAFNIPLVVFEDVPGFLPGVDQEYRGIIKHGAKLLYAFAEATVPKITVITRKAYGGAYCVMASKHIRADQNFAYPTAEIAVMGPEAAVNIVFRKELAEAKDPVARKAELVAEYRRKFANPYVAAERGYIDEVIEPKYTRLKLIRALEMLKNKRDTNPPKKHGNIPL encoded by the coding sequence ATGGGAGTGTGGGAGTATGGAAGTATGGGGGTATGGAAGTATGGGAGTGTGGGAGTGTGGGAGAAATCTTATACTTCCTCACTCCCATACTTCCATACTCCCACACCCCCCTACGAGATGATTATGTCTATTGAAGAGAAACTCAGAGAATTGGCCAGAAAAAATGAAGAAGCCGAGTTAGCAGGCGGTTTAGAACGTATTGAAAGGCAACATAAAGCTGGGAAACTTACAGCAAGGGAGCGGGTTAATTTTCTACTGGACCCGGGGAGCTTTCAAGAAATGGACAAATTTGTGGTGCACCGGTCCACGGATTTTGGAGTAGGTGAAAAAAAAATCCTTGGAGATGGGGTTATTACAGGGTATGGAACGATTAAAGGGCGGTTGGTTTACATTTTTGCTCAGGATTTTACCGTCTTTGGAGGTTCTCTAAGCGAGGCTTATGCCGCAAAGATTTGCAAAATTATGGACCTGGCCTTGAAGAACGGAGCCCCGATCATCGGTCTGAACGATTCAGGGGGGGCTCGAATTCAGGAGGGAGTTGTCAGTCTGGCCGGCTATGCAGATATTTTCTTACGAAATACCCTGGCTTCAGGAGTAATTCCTCAAATTTCTGCCATCATGGGACCCTGCGCCGGAGGGGCCGTTTATTCTCCGGCCATTACCGATTTCATTGTCATGGTCAAGGGGTCCAGCTATATGTTTATCACAGGCCCCGAAGTCATTAAAGCCGTAACCCATGAAGAAGTAAGCTTTGAAAAGTTGGGAGGAGCCATAACCCACAGTACCATCAGTGGAGTTGCCCATTTTGCTGCAGAAAACGATGAAGATTGCCTCCTCCTCATCCGGGAACTCCTGGAATTTATCCCCCAAAATAACCTGGAAGATCCGCCCTATAAACCTACCGACGATCCCCCAGATCGGATCGATGAAAGCTTAAATACCCTGGTACCAGATAACCCCAATCAACCCTATGATATCAAGAATCTTATTCGTACCGTGGTCGACGACCACTACTTCTTTGAAGTTCACGAACATTATGCTAAAAATATGGTTGTAGGTTTCGGTCGATTAAACGGGTATTCGGTAGGTATTGTGGCCAATCAACCGGATTTCTTAGCGGGCACTCTGGATATCGATGCTTCCCTTAAGGGAGCCCGATTTGTCCGTTTTTGTGATGCCTTTAACATTCCCCTCGTGGTCTTCGAGGATGTTCCGGGGTTCTTACCGGGAGTCGATCAGGAATATCGGGGGATTATTAAACATGGGGCTAAACTTCTATATGCCTTTGCCGAAGCCACGGTCCCTAAGATTACCGTAATTACCCGTAAAGCCTATGGAGGAGCCTATTGCGTTATGGCTAGCAAACATATCCGGGCCGATCAAAACTTCGCCTATCCAACTGCCGAGATCGCCGTGATGGGTCCAGAAGCTGCTGTCAATATCGTCTTCCGAAAGGAACTGGCCGAGGCCAAAGATCCCGTAGCCCGAAAAGCAGAACTGGTTGCAGAATACCGAAGGAAATTCGCCAACCCCTATGTCGCCGCCGAACGGGGATATATCGATGAGGTCATCGAACCCAAGTACACCCGCCTCAAACTGATCCGGGCTCTGGAAATGCTAAAAAATAAGCGGGATACCAACCCGCCTAAAAAGCATGGAAATATACCGCTTTAA
- a CDS encoding tetratricopeptide repeat protein, translating to MAYFQKGDFLKAREIFQKFYNSLKKEPSGGDILYWIGMCNLKLGEFDRSLKNFNQLLENYPENLHSLEAWINQGDIYYFTKKYDQALQVYQQFLDRYPTNPLSLEVTYRMVWVYYRKGDFQRAVQLAESVEEKRNPIPSQAQELYRKGKELLLAGEFQGALKAFSELLKNYLNSPLTEEALYFTGQTYLKLNEPDKAIETLTQLIEKYPNGYYSRPAQFQMGESFFQQGKYPEAEAAYTQFISKAPKDPLVAEARYKLGKALYQQKKYLQALSEYQKIVQSSTRDRLSPDNYFLDQVYYQIGLTQQALQRYEEAIDTFLKVATDFPKSSLADDALFQAGKGYMERGAFSKAIELFQKIEKLYPYSELTIQVQYQLGKAFFALEDYSAGIEAFQKIVEKSSNDEQVSQALFQIGWGAYKLKDYNLAAQNFQNLLDRYPYSPLAEKARYWKGLVYLQRGDPLLASQEFKAFLTQFPDSDLYIESLWQLGEAYFQSDQLEEARATYEELIRKFPNSGYVPEARYKIRQSYYKTGNYEQGLKTLSDLLAKDPRTQLLAEVKFRQAQEAQQQKDYRRAQKAFSEFISEFPDHPLVKEATYQMAESLRLQGKYKEALGIYQEIISRFPGFEQASRAQYEIGNLLFDQKKYAEALAGYQKVIALFGNSPVAAEAQFKIGECYKNLKDMDHAIESYKAVITHYPDEPSVDPYRISIGLFFQKTHDFDLALKAFKQVTQHAQDEELKAEAQYWIGDTFQQIGDLNQALTEYHKVTLLHPASDQWIVAAKFKMGEIYETLERWEEALTLYQQMVNDYKDKRGSQAAERIKAIRRRR from the coding sequence ATGGCTTATTTCCAAAAGGGGGATTTTCTCAAGGCCCGAGAAATTTTCCAAAAGTTTTATAACTCTTTGAAAAAAGAACCTTCTGGAGGAGATATCCTTTACTGGATTGGAATGTGCAACTTGAAACTGGGAGAGTTCGATCGAAGTCTCAAAAATTTCAACCAGCTTCTGGAGAATTATCCTGAAAATCTCCATTCTCTGGAGGCCTGGATTAATCAAGGAGATATTTATTATTTTACTAAAAAATATGATCAGGCCCTTCAGGTTTATCAACAGTTTTTGGATCGATATCCCACAAATCCTCTAAGTTTAGAAGTCACTTATCGGATGGTTTGGGTTTACTATCGAAAAGGAGATTTTCAGCGGGCTGTTCAGTTAGCCGAATCAGTAGAAGAAAAACGTAATCCGATTCCCTCTCAAGCTCAAGAACTTTATCGAAAGGGTAAGGAGCTTCTTTTAGCCGGTGAATTCCAGGGAGCCTTGAAGGCATTTTCCGAGCTTTTAAAAAATTATCTCAACAGCCCCTTAACCGAAGAGGCCCTTTATTTTACAGGCCAGACTTATCTCAAGCTAAACGAGCCGGATAAAGCCATAGAAACCCTGACACAGCTTATCGAGAAATATCCAAACGGTTATTATAGTCGTCCGGCCCAATTCCAGATGGGAGAGAGCTTCTTCCAACAGGGAAAGTACCCAGAAGCAGAAGCCGCCTATACCCAATTTATTTCAAAGGCTCCTAAAGACCCCCTGGTTGCTGAGGCCCGATATAAACTGGGAAAGGCCCTTTATCAGCAAAAAAAATATCTACAGGCTTTAAGTGAATATCAGAAAATCGTCCAATCCTCAACCCGGGATAGGCTTTCCCCCGATAATTACTTCCTGGATCAGGTCTATTATCAGATAGGACTTACCCAACAGGCTCTTCAACGTTATGAAGAGGCTATAGACACTTTTCTCAAGGTGGCTACCGATTTTCCAAAAAGTTCTCTGGCCGATGATGCGCTCTTTCAGGCCGGAAAGGGTTATATGGAAAGGGGGGCGTTTTCAAAAGCGATAGAACTCTTCCAGAAAATAGAGAAGCTTTATCCCTACAGTGAGCTTACGATCCAGGTCCAGTACCAGCTTGGAAAAGCTTTTTTTGCCCTGGAAGATTATTCGGCCGGAATCGAAGCCTTTCAAAAAATCGTAGAGAAATCTTCGAACGATGAACAGGTCTCCCAGGCTCTTTTTCAAATAGGTTGGGGAGCTTACAAATTAAAGGATTACAACCTGGCTGCCCAGAATTTCCAAAATCTCTTAGACCGATATCCCTACAGTCCCCTGGCCGAAAAAGCCCGGTACTGGAAAGGGTTAGTCTATCTACAGCGAGGAGACCCTCTGCTGGCAAGTCAAGAATTTAAGGCTTTTCTGACCCAATTTCCCGACTCGGACCTTTACATAGAGTCTTTATGGCAACTGGGAGAAGCTTACTTTCAATCTGACCAGCTTGAGGAGGCCCGGGCTACCTACGAAGAACTGATAAGGAAGTTTCCCAACAGTGGCTATGTTCCAGAGGCCCGGTATAAAATCCGGCAGAGCTATTATAAGACGGGTAATTATGAACAGGGACTAAAAACTTTAAGTGATCTTCTGGCTAAAGACCCGAGAACTCAACTTCTGGCCGAAGTTAAATTTCGTCAGGCTCAAGAAGCTCAACAACAGAAAGACTATCGTAGAGCCCAAAAAGCCTTTTCTGAGTTCATTTCGGAATTCCCGGACCATCCTCTGGTTAAAGAAGCCACCTATCAAATGGCAGAATCCCTACGCCTACAAGGAAAATATAAAGAAGCTCTGGGGATTTATCAAGAAATTATTTCCAGATTTCCCGGCTTCGAACAGGCTTCCCGTGCTCAATATGAGATCGGTAACCTTCTGTTCGATCAAAAAAAGTATGCCGAAGCCCTGGCCGGGTATCAAAAGGTTATTGCCCTTTTTGGAAATAGCCCGGTGGCTGCAGAAGCTCAGTTTAAAATCGGGGAGTGTTACAAAAATCTCAAGGATATGGATCATGCCATCGAGAGCTATAAGGCGGTCATTACCCATTATCCCGACGAACCTTCTGTAGATCCCTATCGGATCAGCATTGGTCTTTTCTTCCAGAAAACCCACGATTTTGATCTGGCTCTAAAGGCTTTCAAACAGGTCACCCAACATGCTCAAGACGAAGAACTCAAAGCGGAAGCTCAATATTGGATAGGAGATACCTTTCAGCAAATAGGAGATCTCAACCAGGCCCTGACCGAATATCACAAGGTGACCCTTCTTCATCCTGCTTCGGATCAGTGGATCGTGGCGGCCAAGTTTAAAATGGGAGAAATTTACGAAACGTTGGAAAGATGGGAGGAAGCTTTGACCCTTTATCAGCAGATGGTCAACGACTACAAGGATAAACGGGGAAGCCAGGCCGCAGAGCGGATCAAGGCCATCAGGAGAAGGAGGTAA
- a CDS encoding response regulator: MTRVQVIFLSVVVFLGVLATGMIPLSFIGSYQILEVGLIAVISLLISSFVYLLLRQSEWFHQKVEVHSRELSKIQEGLETPVEERTVKLENTNEQLLSELAERRRMEEKLRQQNEYLAALHETTLGLINRLELTDLLEAIITRAGALVGTSHGSIYLVEPGETQMVRKVGIGICSGLVGHSLKPGEGLSGKVWQTGQPMVIENYPDWPARLNGPGYDSFQTVVGLPLKSGSKVVGVIGLNWLEKGRTFKEEEMTLLNRFAQLASIALDNARLYTSAQQELAARRQAEEALRKSETITRALLNAMPDMMFRVSQDGTCLDVKPAKDFELLLPPDEIPGKKLPQVLPTEVAQQALHAIKQALQTGETQIFEYQFSKEGQVQDLEARVVAIGKEDGLIIMRDITDRKRLERELVAAREAALQAAQAKSEFLASMSHEIRTPMNGVIGTTGLLMKTPLTPEQREYTETIRISGEMLLSVINDILDLSKIESGKLELEERPFELRTCIEDIFDLFTSRALEKKIELLYFVDPQVPPAIMGDITRLKQILVNLIGNAIKFTDKGEVYVEVRSRELKVETDSGSGPPASDSSALPLELLFSIKDTGVGIPADKMDRLFKSFSQVDTSTTRKYGGTGLGLAICSKLVQLMGGKMGVESIEGKGSTFFFTVKTVAVPSTPKAYLNSNIPELHHKRVLIVDDNPRHLLILASQCQYWGMLPRTTPSPWEALNWIVKEKNPFDLILIDKQMPEMDGIALGREVRKACPTKSFPLVLLSVNRLDDRVFKEIFSTYILKPIKPSRLFDVLITLFSHKEKASVDLEVKPRMDRKLAERLPLKILVAEDNVINRKLVLWILEQMGYRVDVANHGLEVLSALKKQPYDLIFMDVQMPEMDGLETTRQIVRDWPEDKRPVIVAMTANVMKGDQERCLEAGMDDYLAKPVTSEEIQRTLERWGQICRARTKGPNLELSSRIQINPSQIAELKTIDKHLLSEMVDLFLEQTPQLIGELRKFAQQGDTANIIKIAHKLTGSSLNLGIPSLAALCKKIEIKGQSRDLSEISSLIRQLEEEYEQVRLKLKNLQLGYL, translated from the coding sequence GTGACCAGGGTTCAAGTTATTTTTTTATCCGTGGTAGTATTTCTTGGAGTTCTCGCTACGGGTATGATCCCCCTGAGTTTTATTGGGTCCTATCAAATCCTAGAAGTTGGTTTAATAGCTGTCATTAGTCTTCTGATCTCATCTTTTGTTTATCTACTTCTTCGGCAATCGGAATGGTTTCATCAAAAAGTTGAAGTTCACAGCCGGGAATTATCCAAGATCCAGGAGGGGTTAGAAACCCCTGTGGAGGAACGTACTGTGAAGCTGGAAAATACCAACGAGCAGTTATTGTCCGAACTGGCAGAGCGCAGACGGATGGAGGAGAAATTACGCCAGCAGAATGAGTATTTGGCTGCTCTCCATGAAACAACCCTGGGGCTGATCAATCGATTAGAGCTTACAGACCTGCTCGAAGCGATTATTACCCGTGCCGGAGCCCTGGTAGGTACTTCCCATGGCTCGATTTATCTGGTTGAGCCGGGGGAGACGCAGATGGTTCGGAAGGTAGGGATAGGGATTTGTAGTGGCCTGGTAGGTCATAGCTTAAAACCTGGCGAAGGCTTATCTGGAAAAGTCTGGCAAACCGGTCAACCCATGGTGATAGAGAATTATCCCGACTGGCCGGCCCGTTTAAACGGGCCGGGTTATGATAGTTTTCAGACTGTGGTGGGATTACCCCTCAAATCGGGATCGAAAGTTGTAGGGGTTATCGGTCTAAATTGGCTGGAGAAGGGTCGTACTTTTAAAGAAGAAGAGATGACCCTGTTGAATCGATTTGCCCAGCTTGCTTCTATAGCCCTGGACAACGCCCGGCTTTATACCTCTGCTCAGCAAGAACTGGCCGCACGCAGACAGGCTGAGGAGGCTTTACGTAAAAGTGAAACCATCACCCGGGCCTTATTAAATGCCATGCCCGATATGATGTTTCGCGTAAGCCAGGACGGCACCTGCCTGGATGTCAAGCCCGCCAAAGATTTCGAGTTGTTACTCCCCCCGGACGAAATACCGGGTAAAAAACTCCCTCAGGTATTACCAACCGAAGTGGCTCAACAGGCTCTACACGCCATTAAACAGGCCCTGCAAACCGGTGAGACTCAAATCTTTGAATATCAATTTTCGAAGGAAGGCCAGGTGCAGGATCTGGAAGCGCGGGTGGTGGCGATAGGAAAAGAGGATGGGCTGATTATTATGCGGGATATTACCGATAGAAAGCGTTTAGAGCGGGAATTGGTTGCAGCCCGAGAAGCCGCTCTTCAGGCTGCACAGGCCAAATCAGAATTTCTAGCCAGCATGAGCCATGAGATTCGAACCCCCATGAATGGCGTCATCGGGACCACAGGCCTCTTGATGAAAACCCCTCTAACTCCAGAACAGCGAGAATATACCGAAACCATCCGGATTAGTGGTGAGATGCTGTTAAGTGTGATTAATGATATTCTCGATTTATCCAAGATTGAATCAGGCAAATTAGAGCTGGAAGAACGACCTTTTGAATTAAGAACCTGTATTGAAGATATCTTCGATTTGTTCACTTCCAGGGCCTTAGAAAAGAAAATAGAACTGCTCTATTTTGTGGATCCCCAGGTACCTCCGGCCATCATGGGAGACATCACCCGCTTGAAACAAATCCTGGTCAACCTTATTGGTAATGCCATAAAGTTTACGGATAAGGGGGAAGTATATGTAGAAGTCAGAAGTCGGGAACTGAAAGTCGAAACGGATTCCGGCTCCGGGCCTCCAGCATCTGATTCCTCTGCTCTCCCCCTAGAACTTCTGTTTTCGATTAAGGATACAGGCGTCGGAATTCCCGCCGACAAAATGGATCGCTTATTCAAATCCTTCTCTCAAGTGGATACCTCCACAACCCGCAAATACGGAGGAACCGGTTTAGGGCTTGCTATTTGCTCAAAATTGGTTCAGCTCATGGGTGGGAAAATGGGGGTGGAGAGTATTGAAGGGAAAGGATCTACCTTCTTTTTTACCGTCAAAACCGTGGCTGTCCCTTCCACTCCAAAAGCCTATTTAAATAGTAATATTCCTGAATTACATCACAAGCGGGTTCTTATTGTTGATGATAATCCCCGGCATCTCCTTATTTTAGCTTCCCAGTGCCAATATTGGGGTATGTTACCCCGAACCACTCCCTCACCTTGGGAAGCTTTGAACTGGATTGTAAAAGAGAAAAATCCCTTCGATCTGATCCTGATAGATAAGCAGATGCCGGAAATGGATGGGATTGCATTGGGACGTGAAGTTCGTAAAGCCTGCCCTACAAAGTCCTTTCCCCTGGTCTTACTCAGTGTAAATAGACTGGATGATCGGGTCTTTAAAGAAATATTCTCCACATATATTCTAAAACCCATCAAACCCTCCCGGCTCTTCGATGTTTTAATAACCTTATTTTCTCATAAAGAGAAGGCATCCGTGGACCTGGAAGTCAAACCCAGAATGGATCGAAAGTTGGCAGAACGTTTACCTTTAAAAATATTGGTAGCGGAAGACAACGTTATCAATAGAAAACTGGTTCTCTGGATTCTTGAACAGATGGGTTATAGGGTCGATGTTGCCAATCACGGTCTGGAAGTGTTAAGTGCCCTCAAGAAACAACCTTACGATCTCATTTTTATGGATGTGCAAATGCCGGAAATGGACGGCCTGGAAACGACCCGTCAGATTGTCCGGGATTGGCCTGAAGATAAAAGACCTGTCATCGTTGCTATGACCGCCAATGTTATGAAGGGAGATCAGGAAAGATGCCTAGAAGCGGGGATGGATGATTATCTGGCCAAGCCTGTCACAAGCGAGGAAATTCAAAGGACTCTGGAGCGATGGGGACAAATCTGTAGGGCAAGGACTAAGGGACCAAATCTGGAGTTATCTTCCAGGATTCAAATTAATCCCTCTCAAATCGCCGAATTAAAGACCATTGATAAACATCTTTTGTCCGAGATGGTAGATTTATTTTTGGAACAAACTCCTCAATTGATCGGGGAACTCAGGAAATTCGCCCAACAGGGAGATACGGCAAATATTATCAAAATCGCCCATAAACTCACAGGATCCAGTTTAAACTTAGGCATTCCTTCCCTGGCCGCTCTGTGTAAAAAAATTGAGATAAAAGGTCAGAGCAGAGATTTATCTGAAATAAGTTCCCTTATCAGACAACTGGAAGAGGAGTATGAGCAGGTCCGTCTAAAATTAAAGAATCTTCAACTCGGATATCTGTAG
- a CDS encoding FAD-linked oxidase C-terminal domain-containing protein: MDKKNLIEELAQIVGVENVFHEPEDLVTYQYDAYLSRAMPDFVVFPTTTEQVSEILKVASREKVPFVARGAGTGISGGAIPVKGGMVVALSRMNKILEVDFENRRARVQPGVINLDLSHAIKDKGFHYIPDPASQQSCTIGGNVAENAGGPHCLAYGVTTNHVLGLTVVLPNGEIIHTGGKALDYPGYDLTGLLVGSEGTLGIVTEIVVRIEHRPEAVKTLLASFSNMLDAAKTVSAIIASGTIPAALEMMDKPAIEAVEAFAHAGYPVEAAAVLLIELEGLKDGMDRLAKKIVEICQSHKAIEVKVAQNEQERMQLWKGRKCAAGAIGRICNKYYLHDCVVPRNKLVAVLSEIYQIAEKYQVRVANVFHAGDGNLHPLVPMDMSDRDQVERALRAGDEILKCCIQAGGTLSGEHGIGLEKNELMPLIFNEADLNAMKKVKAVFNPEDLCNPGKIFPTPGRCLEVTQRPR; this comes from the coding sequence ATGGACAAGAAGAACCTTATTGAGGAACTGGCGCAAATTGTAGGGGTAGAAAATGTTTTTCATGAGCCAGAAGACCTGGTTACCTACCAGTATGATGCTTATCTGAGTAGGGCCATGCCGGACTTTGTCGTTTTTCCTACCACCACCGAACAGGTTTCTGAGATTTTAAAGGTTGCCAGTCGAGAAAAAGTACCCTTTGTAGCCCGTGGAGCGGGTACGGGGATCAGCGGAGGTGCGATCCCTGTTAAAGGAGGGATGGTAGTTGCCCTCTCCCGCATGAATAAAATTTTAGAGGTGGATTTCGAAAACCGAAGGGCCCGGGTTCAGCCAGGAGTGATTAATTTAGATCTGAGCCATGCGATAAAAGATAAAGGATTTCACTATATTCCTGATCCGGCCAGCCAGCAATCCTGTACCATAGGTGGGAACGTAGCCGAAAATGCAGGGGGTCCCCACTGCCTGGCTTATGGGGTCACGACCAACCATGTTTTAGGTCTGACTGTGGTTTTACCCAACGGTGAGATCATTCATACCGGCGGAAAGGCCCTGGATTATCCGGGATATGATTTAACAGGCTTGTTGGTAGGCTCTGAAGGAACTTTAGGAATTGTTACCGAAATCGTTGTTCGGATCGAGCATCGACCAGAAGCTGTTAAAACCCTTTTGGCAAGCTTTTCAAATATGTTAGATGCTGCCAAGACCGTTTCTGCCATCATTGCCAGTGGAACCATTCCGGCTGCCTTGGAAATGATGGATAAACCTGCCATTGAAGCGGTAGAAGCCTTTGCCCACGCCGGTTATCCTGTAGAAGCCGCAGCTGTTTTGTTGATAGAGCTGGAAGGTCTTAAGGATGGCATGGATCGATTGGCCAAGAAGATTGTAGAAATTTGTCAAAGCCATAAAGCCATTGAAGTCAAGGTGGCGCAGAATGAGCAGGAACGTATGCAGCTCTGGAAGGGTCGTAAATGTGCGGCTGGAGCCATCGGACGGATCTGTAATAAGTATTACCTCCATGATTGTGTTGTACCTCGTAATAAACTGGTGGCAGTACTCTCTGAGATTTATCAAATTGCCGAAAAATACCAGGTGCGAGTGGCCAACGTCTTCCACGCAGGAGACGGGAATTTACACCCCCTGGTTCCTATGGATATGAGTGATCGGGATCAGGTAGAAAGGGCCCTTCGTGCCGGGGATGAGATTCTAAAATGTTGTATCCAGGCCGGAGGCACCCTGAGTGGGGAGCATGGGATCGGATTGGAGAAAAATGAACTCATGCCGCTGATCTTCAATGAAGCAGATCTCAATGCCATGAAGAAAGTCAAGGCCGTGTTTAATCCCGAAGATCTCTGCAATCCAGGAAAAATCTTCCCAACCCCTGGCCGATGCTTAGAAGTGACGCAACGACCCCGGTAG